One window from the genome of Desulfovibrio aminophilus encodes:
- a CDS encoding FliH/SctL family protein: protein MSSSDAQEKFYTGRVILGMDTPGPDVMTIQEMEGKKPPTWDEDTCSVLLERVRAKARDAAAEILAQARREAEELREKARQEGQAEGYAQAQDEVSRQMREFGMTLGNILQAVQTQETHIFESQRKDFARLILLAVRKAVGVELAERRKEILDALLRESLEKLESLRQITARVAPEDVEGMELLLNEAKAAFPRLDQWQVKGDAGIASGGVVLETRVGMVDNSLDARWAEVQAVLDRLAGAASDADDGAAARTDGGAADGGA, encoded by the coding sequence ATGTCTTCGTCTGACGCCCAGGAAAAGTTCTACACCGGGCGGGTCATCCTGGGCATGGACACGCCCGGCCCGGACGTCATGACCATCCAGGAGATGGAGGGCAAGAAGCCCCCCACCTGGGACGAGGACACCTGTTCCGTCCTGCTGGAGCGCGTGCGGGCCAAGGCCCGGGACGCGGCGGCGGAGATCCTGGCCCAGGCCCGCAGGGAGGCCGAGGAGCTCCGCGAGAAGGCCCGCCAGGAGGGCCAGGCCGAGGGCTACGCCCAGGCCCAGGACGAGGTCTCCCGCCAGATGCGCGAGTTCGGCATGACCCTGGGCAACATCCTCCAGGCCGTGCAGACCCAGGAAACCCACATCTTCGAGTCGCAGCGCAAGGATTTCGCCCGGCTCATCCTCCTGGCCGTGCGCAAGGCGGTGGGCGTGGAGCTGGCCGAGCGGCGCAAGGAAATCCTGGACGCCCTGCTGCGCGAATCCCTGGAAAAGCTGGAAAGCCTGCGCCAGATCACGGCCCGGGTCGCCCCGGAGGACGTGGAGGGCATGGAGCTCCTGCTCAACGAGGCCAAGGCCGCGTTCCCGCGCCTGGACCAGTGGCAGGTCAAGGGCGACGCGGGCATCGCCTCGGGCGGCGTGGTGCTCGAAACGCGCGTGGGCATGGTGGACAATTCCCTGGACGCGCGTTGGGCCGAGGTGCAGGCCGTGCTGGACCGCCTGGCCGGAGCCGCCTCCGACGCGGACGACGGGGCGGCCGCCCGGACGGACGGCGGAGCGGCTGATGGCGGCGCTTGA
- a CDS encoding FliI/YscN family ATPase, giving the protein MAALDPRGCCALFEELDACRTYGKVTKVVGLIAEGQGIKAPLGSVCHLLPETGGDEAIAAEVVGFRGGSCLFMPYGDLRGVAPGCLIRNSSVPPHVPVGEALLGRAVDAFGEPLDSLGPFVPESFRPLFGEPPNPMSRPRILDPLDVGVRAINGLLTLGKGQRVGIMAGSGVGKSTLLGMMARYTKADVNVIALVGERGREVLEFIERDLGPEGLARSVLVIATSDKSPLIRMRAAYTATAIAEFFRDRGADVLLMMDSVTRFAMAGREVGLAAGEPPTRGGYTPSVFAHLPKLLERAGKSATGSITGIYTVLVDGDDFTEPIADSTRSILDGHVVLTRDLADQGHFPAIDVLKSVSRLRSDITPAEVQDAGRVALKYLATFKRVEDMVNIGAYQRGSSPEIDTALRLIQPINAFLQQRVAERQPLEESYAQLMALAAQAGGDPGQQKAKAAKR; this is encoded by the coding sequence ATGGCGGCGCTTGATCCGCGCGGCTGCTGCGCGCTGTTCGAGGAACTGGACGCCTGTCGGACCTACGGCAAGGTCACCAAGGTCGTCGGCCTCATCGCCGAGGGCCAGGGCATCAAGGCCCCGCTCGGCTCGGTCTGCCACCTCCTGCCGGAAACCGGCGGCGATGAGGCCATCGCGGCCGAGGTGGTCGGCTTCCGGGGCGGTTCCTGCCTGTTCATGCCTTACGGCGACCTGCGCGGCGTGGCCCCGGGCTGTCTGATCCGCAACTCCTCGGTTCCGCCGCACGTGCCCGTGGGCGAGGCCCTGCTGGGCCGCGCCGTGGACGCCTTCGGCGAGCCCCTGGACTCCCTGGGGCCCTTCGTGCCCGAATCCTTCCGCCCGCTCTTCGGCGAGCCGCCGAACCCCATGTCCCGGCCGCGCATCCTCGATCCCCTGGACGTGGGCGTACGGGCGATCAACGGACTTTTGACGCTGGGCAAGGGCCAGCGCGTGGGCATCATGGCCGGTTCCGGCGTGGGCAAGAGCACCCTGCTCGGCATGATGGCCCGCTACACCAAGGCCGACGTGAACGTCATCGCCCTGGTGGGCGAACGCGGCCGCGAGGTGCTGGAGTTCATCGAGCGCGACCTGGGCCCCGAGGGTCTGGCCCGCTCCGTGCTCGTCATCGCCACCTCGGACAAGAGCCCGCTCATCCGCATGCGCGCGGCCTACACCGCCACGGCCATCGCGGAGTTCTTCCGCGACAGGGGCGCGGACGTGCTGCTCATGATGGACTCGGTGACGCGCTTCGCCATGGCCGGGCGCGAGGTGGGACTGGCGGCCGGAGAGCCGCCCACGCGCGGCGGCTACACCCCGAGCGTCTTCGCCCACCTGCCCAAGCTCCTGGAGCGCGCGGGGAAAAGCGCCACGGGTTCCATCACCGGCATCTACACCGTGCTCGTGGACGGCGACGACTTCACCGAACCCATCGCGGACTCCACCCGCTCGATCCTCGACGGCCACGTGGTCCTCACCCGCGACCTGGCCGACCAGGGCCACTTCCCGGCCATCGACGTGCTCAAGAGCGTGTCCCGTCTGCGCTCGGACATCACCCCGGCCGAGGTCCAGGACGCCGGACGCGTGGCCCTCAAGTACTTGGCCACCTTCAAGCGCGTGGAGGACATGGTCAACATCGGGGCCTATCAGCGCGGCTCCAGCCCGGAAATCGACACCGCCCTGCGGCTCATCCAGCCCATCAACGCCTTCCTCCAGCAGCGCGTGGCCGAGCGCCAGCCCCTGGAGGAGAGCTACGCCCAGCTCATGGCCCTGGCCGCACAGGCCGGCGGCGATCCCGGACAGCAGAAGGCCAAGGCCGCCAAGCGCTGA
- a CDS encoding dual specificity protein phosphatase, with the protein MSPPKAAEGITWITDRLAVGGAPMSYAQLDALREQGITAILNLCGEFCDLHEIEAGSGFEVYYLPISDEEAPDLQTLEKALEWLDEALYLGKKVYIHCRHGIGRTGTVLNAYLLRRGLGHKLAWLKLRKLRSKPSNFEQWWAVRKYGRKAGQLTVREPCLEYKNLVDLGPFLADYEALVSRAEDLFVYESGEGSRCGRDHDRCCSIPVHLSLVEAVHVRRKVDAATTSQTRQRLIERAVAAARSEHEARAAVPGAGPAEFCLSASGALCPLSEEGRCLIFDFRPLQCRTHELDEETKQDLWQNVLEPVLKQSSAQLFFALTSRFPKTEPPSFSLADVVSGKYVQDFFHALMKAGKG; encoded by the coding sequence GTGAGCCCGCCCAAGGCGGCGGAAGGAATCACCTGGATCACGGACCGTCTGGCCGTGGGCGGCGCGCCCATGTCCTACGCCCAGCTCGACGCCCTGCGGGAGCAGGGCATCACCGCCATCCTCAACCTCTGCGGCGAGTTCTGCGACCTGCACGAGATCGAGGCCGGGTCCGGCTTCGAGGTCTACTACCTGCCCATCAGCGACGAGGAGGCCCCGGACCTCCAGACCCTGGAGAAGGCCCTGGAGTGGCTGGACGAGGCCCTCTACCTGGGCAAGAAGGTCTACATCCACTGCCGCCACGGCATCGGCCGCACGGGCACGGTGCTCAACGCCTATCTCCTGCGCCGGGGCCTGGGCCACAAGCTGGCCTGGCTCAAGCTGCGCAAGCTGCGCTCCAAGCCCTCGAACTTCGAACAGTGGTGGGCGGTGCGCAAGTACGGCCGCAAGGCCGGGCAGCTCACCGTGCGCGAGCCCTGCCTGGAGTACAAGAACCTCGTGGACCTGGGGCCGTTCCTGGCCGACTACGAGGCCCTGGTGTCCCGGGCCGAGGACCTCTTCGTCTACGAGAGCGGGGAGGGATCGCGCTGCGGCCGGGACCACGACCGCTGCTGCTCCATTCCGGTGCATCTCTCCCTGGTGGAGGCCGTGCACGTGCGGCGCAAGGTGGACGCCGCCACCACGAGCCAGACCCGGCAGCGGCTCATCGAGCGCGCCGTGGCCGCGGCCCGCAGCGAGCACGAGGCCCGGGCCGCCGTGCCGGGAGCAGGACCGGCGGAATTCTGCCTCTCGGCCTCGGGCGCGCTCTGCCCGCTGTCGGAAGAGGGGCGATGCCTCATCTTCGATTTCCGGCCCCTGCAGTGCCGGACCCACGAACTGGACGAGGAGACCAAGCAGGACCTCTGGCAGAACGTGCTCGAGCCGGTCCTGAAACAGTCCTCGGCCCAGCTCTTCTTCGCCCTGACTTCGCGTTTTCCCAAGACGGAGCCGCCGTCCTTCTCCCTGGCCGACGTGGTCTCGGGCAAGTACGTGCAGGACTTCTTCCACGCCCTGATGAAGGCGGGCAAGGGCTGA
- a CDS encoding PEP/pyruvate-binding domain-containing protein codes for MSLITQLFRHWTYQVFAPGTLLRAKYNAFKDLLRSDDICLSLIADLEELAYGQDKADQARVLWLCERLSAAVERLVGNLMAMSPTRYMGLPEHFKKIDFYLRMALDRPGGDIAPPYLLSLAEAAGRQELAGGKAANLGRVAAETDLAVPPGYVVNTNAFHYFIEAAGLRRPLDRRLRQIVLSRPEDVPRLAGELMEVILGAEVPQTLAAQIQAAAEELSRGGRLLAVRSSARAEDSELSFAGQYASELHVRPDDAVESYKRVLAGKYCSRALVYRISHGLSDAETAMSVLILPMVEPKAAGVLYTLDPEGCPLSGEPEAMSLFVVPGLGDSLVDGSRTPRRLLLSRRERPRILEECSNAGPAPLSEASVGELREAGLRLEALFGRPQDVEWAVDAEDRLFILQSRPFHMDAPRQEARPAFKAEVLVSGLTRASGGVAAGTVRRLRTVGELSSFPPGAVAVTSTLPPILAQFAGRLAAVVAETGSRASHLASVARENGIPVLVGPGVFEALAEGAEVTVDADAGTVYAGRVEELLPKVGDAGDRVVDPRFARILPLTAKLSLTDPQAPEFSPEGCKSLHDLVRFCHEKGVAEMFSLVGKGGRGLASSRKLKTELPLVLYLLDLEDGLFESGRSRAEVLPEDIKSQPMWAFWWGLADRAVGWGDLVHVDWEEFDRVSAGIFSKDSRLLASYAIISADYLHCMIRFGYHFSVLDSVCGHEANGNYIQFRFKGGGGTLEQRLLRLEFLTGVLTRLDFECSTRGDMLDAKYSRKPENDTQKRLAALGYLTAVTRLMDMGLKDREQVDGLVDQHLRRIERGRG; via the coding sequence ATGTCGCTCATCACCCAGCTCTTCCGGCACTGGACCTACCAGGTCTTCGCTCCGGGCACCCTGCTGCGGGCCAAGTACAACGCCTTCAAGGATCTCCTGCGCTCCGACGACATCTGCCTGTCGCTCATCGCGGACCTGGAGGAGCTGGCCTACGGCCAGGACAAGGCCGACCAGGCCCGGGTGCTCTGGCTCTGCGAACGCCTCTCGGCGGCCGTGGAGCGGCTGGTGGGCAACCTCATGGCCATGAGCCCCACGCGCTACATGGGCCTTCCCGAGCACTTCAAGAAGATCGACTTCTACCTGCGCATGGCCCTGGACCGGCCCGGCGGGGACATCGCCCCGCCGTACCTGCTCTCCCTGGCCGAGGCCGCCGGACGTCAGGAACTGGCGGGCGGCAAGGCCGCCAACCTGGGCCGCGTGGCGGCGGAGACGGACCTGGCCGTGCCTCCGGGCTACGTGGTCAACACCAACGCCTTCCACTACTTCATCGAGGCCGCCGGGCTGCGGCGGCCCCTGGACCGCAGGCTGCGCCAGATCGTGCTCTCCCGGCCCGAGGACGTGCCGCGCCTGGCCGGGGAGCTCATGGAGGTCATCCTCGGGGCCGAGGTGCCCCAGACCCTGGCGGCCCAGATCCAGGCCGCGGCCGAGGAGCTTTCCCGGGGCGGGCGGCTCCTGGCCGTACGCAGCAGCGCCCGGGCCGAGGATTCCGAGCTGTCCTTCGCCGGGCAGTACGCCAGCGAGCTGCACGTGCGGCCCGACGACGCCGTGGAGTCCTACAAGCGGGTCCTGGCCGGGAAATACTGCTCCCGGGCCCTGGTCTACCGCATTTCCCACGGGCTTTCGGACGCCGAGACGGCCATGTCGGTCCTCATCCTGCCCATGGTCGAGCCCAAGGCCGCGGGCGTGCTCTACACCCTGGACCCCGAGGGCTGTCCGCTCTCCGGCGAACCCGAGGCCATGTCCCTGTTCGTGGTCCCCGGCCTGGGGGACAGCCTCGTGGACGGCAGCCGCACGCCGCGCCGCCTCCTGCTTTCGCGCCGCGAGCGTCCGAGAATCCTTGAGGAATGCAGCAACGCCGGGCCGGCGCCCCTGTCCGAGGCCTCGGTGGGCGAACTGCGCGAGGCGGGTCTGCGACTGGAGGCCCTGTTCGGACGACCCCAGGACGTGGAGTGGGCCGTGGACGCCGAGGACCGACTGTTCATCCTCCAGTCCCGGCCGTTCCACATGGACGCCCCGCGCCAGGAGGCGCGGCCCGCGTTCAAGGCCGAAGTGCTCGTCTCCGGCCTGACCCGGGCCTCCGGCGGGGTGGCCGCCGGAACGGTCCGGCGTCTGCGGACCGTGGGCGAACTGAGCTCCTTCCCGCCCGGGGCCGTGGCCGTGACCTCGACCCTGCCGCCGATCCTGGCCCAGTTCGCCGGGCGGCTGGCAGCCGTGGTGGCGGAAACCGGCTCGCGGGCCAGCCACCTGGCCTCCGTGGCCCGGGAGAACGGCATCCCCGTGCTCGTCGGGCCGGGAGTCTTCGAGGCCCTGGCCGAGGGCGCGGAGGTCACGGTGGACGCCGACGCAGGGACGGTCTACGCCGGACGGGTGGAGGAGCTGCTGCCGAAGGTCGGGGACGCCGGCGACCGCGTGGTGGACCCCCGCTTCGCGCGCATCCTGCCCCTGACGGCCAAGCTGAGCCTTACCGACCCCCAGGCCCCGGAGTTCAGCCCCGAGGGCTGCAAGTCCCTGCACGACCTGGTGCGCTTCTGCCACGAGAAGGGCGTGGCCGAGATGTTCAGCCTGGTGGGCAAGGGCGGCCGGGGGCTGGCCAGCTCGCGCAAGCTCAAGACCGAGCTGCCCCTGGTGCTCTATCTCCTCGACCTGGAGGACGGCCTGTTCGAGTCCGGCCGCTCCCGGGCCGAGGTTTTGCCCGAGGACATCAAGAGTCAGCCCATGTGGGCCTTCTGGTGGGGACTGGCCGACCGCGCCGTGGGCTGGGGCGACCTGGTGCACGTGGACTGGGAGGAGTTCGACCGCGTGAGCGCGGGCATCTTCTCCAAGGACTCCCGCCTGCTGGCCAGCTACGCCATCATCTCGGCGGACTACCTGCACTGCATGATCCGCTTCGGCTACCACTTCTCGGTCCTGGACTCGGTCTGCGGCCACGAGGCCAACGGCAACTACATCCAGTTCCGCTTCAAGGGCGGGGGCGGGACGCTGGAGCAGCGCCTGCTGCGCCTGGAGTTCCTCACCGGCGTGCTGACCCGCCTGGACTTCGAGTGCTCCACCCGGGGCGACATGCTGGACGCCAAGTACAGCCGCAAGCCCGAGAACGACACCCAGAAGCGTCTGGCGGCCCTGGGCTACCTTACGGCCGTGACCCGGCTCATGGACATGGGCCTCAAGGACCGGGAGCAGGTGGACGGGCTGGTGGACCAGCATCTGCGGCGCATCGAGCGGGGCCGCGGGTGA